The window CATTTTGGACACTTTTTGGGACTTGGCTATGTACTATATTTTGGCAACTAAATACTATTATTGCGATAATTATATACTGTAACTGTCTCATCTTTATTTTTGTATTAAGTTAATAGATACCACTTGGATTTCACTATAGATATTGTCTTCGGTAGTTTTGTCTAACTTTAGAGTAAACGTAGCACCTAAATGGTTGTTATTGTCTAGTTTATATGTATCCAATACATTACTAACGTTGATATCTTCAATAAGAATGGTATTATCACTAGTATCTGTAAAATAATAGATACGATCATGATACCCATCGTACACCACTTGCTTGGTTGTTTCTTTGTTATTTAAATGATTGTCGTTATCTGAGTTTACAACTATTGTTGAAGCAAAAAACAGACTAAATAATATACTTATAAGCTTCATAATTTTAAGTTTTAATGATTATTAATTGTTTTACAAAGATGACCATTAACCTTACTAATTACATTACACAATTATAAGTGCGTGTTACAAGATTTACATCTCAGTAACGTAGAAACAAAAAAAGCACAATGTTAGACATTGTGCTTTTTGAAATTTAAATTGGTGTGTATTTATAGCGTATTACCATAAATATCAAGTTCTACAACCGGTTTTCCTAATTGCTTAACTTCTTCTAGTTGTGTGGCTTTATCACCAACGACTAAATACACCATTTCAGATTCGGTTAAATACTGATCAATAATGGTTTTGTAATCCGCTAATGTCATATTAATTAATTCGTCTTGGTCCGTATCTAAAAAGTTTTCTGCTTTGTCGTACTTACTAATTCGTCTTAAAATACTTAATTGCGCCCCTAAACTTTCGTAGGCTCTAGTGTTTCCTTTTAAGATTTTGTTTTTTGTAAGTTCGACTTCAGTCTCAGTAAAACTATCTTTATAATCCGTAACCATGTTTTTTATAATCTCTAACGATTTTAAAGTCGCATTAGCACGCACACTACTTCTAATTGCAAATGGACTAATGGCTTCGCGTTCTGAAATATTAGAATAAGCACCATAAGTGTATCCTTTTCCAATTCTAAGGGTTTGGAATAAACGTCCACTTGATCCACCTCCAAGAATCTCGTTAGCAAAATCAAGATTATTAGCATTTTCATCTTTTCCTGATAATGCCAGCTTACCGATGTATACTACAGATTGTTTAGCATCTGGTACATCTACAAAATACAAGTTCCCTCCTGCTCCATTATTTTTTACTGCAACGGTAGGTACATTTATAGTTTCTCCTTTCCAAGCTTTTAAAGTACTTAAAGCGGTAATTGTTTTTCCTTTATTAATAGCGCCTGCAATATGGAACGTCGCGGCTTTTGGTGATAGGTTTTTGTAATAAGCTTTTAAATCGTCCATTGTAATGTCTTTAGTACTATTTAAAGTCCCAGAACCATTAATACCAAAACGATGCGTATTACCATACATTAATTGATTAAAGACGTTAGAAGCAATAGCATTAGGATTAGCTTCGCTACCTTTTAAACTAGTTTCTAAAGCTTGTTTTAATCTGTCAAACTCTTTAGCATCCCAGCGCGGTTCTAAAAGCATCTCTTTAACTAGCTTAATAGTACCGTCTAAGTTTTTAGTCAAACAAGATCCTGTAATATGAAAATCTTCAGTACCACTATACATCGTAATACGTGCTCCTAATAAACCAATAGCTTCTTCTAAATCTGCTGCCGTTTTAGTTTTTGTGCCCTGCATCATTAAATCACTAAATAAATTAGCCACACCTTCTTTACCTTTTGGGTCTAGTAATTGTCCACCAGGAATAGTAATATCGAATTGCACCAAAGGCACTTCATTATTTTCAATACCATACACGGCCATACCATTATCCATTTGACTTTTCCACACTTTAGGTGCATTAAATACTGGTAATTCTCCAAAATTAGGTTCGCTTCTATCAAATTTACTTATCGTTTGCTCGTAAACAGCCTCTGCTCCTTGGCTCACTTCCTCGTTAGCCACATCTTGCTTCACCTCTTCAATCCAAACGGTCGCTTCTTTACTATTTGCTACTGCTAAGTCTAATTGTCCTTTAGGCACCACACTGGTCATAACATAGTTTTTACCTTTAATATATTGATTGTATACACGCATGATATCTGCTGCAGTTACTGCATTAGTCAATTTAGCACGTTTAGTAATAA is drawn from Psychroserpens sp. NJDZ02 and contains these coding sequences:
- a CDS encoding M16 family metallopeptidase, which encodes MRTIKSLILLTGLALVSCGESGTAVVDKPTDFKIDYEKFTLDNGLEVILHEDHSDPIVAVATLMHVGSNREKPGKTGFAHFFEHMSFNDSENVPVGANRKMIPEWGGSRNGGTSNDYTVYYEVVPKDAFEKIMWIDSDRFGYMINTVTKEALEREKQVVKNEKRQRVDNAAYGYTDEIIRKNLYPQGHPYNWTVIGALPDLQAATIDDVKEFYKQYYGAKNASLVIAGDIDIAETKKLVAQWFGEIPSGPDVEEQNIKPVVLDSIKSLYFEDNFAKLPEVRMVYPTVKNYDKDSYALDILGELLSGSKKSPLYNILVEEQKLAPRVGTYQNSSELAGEFVFRVRANAGTDLDQVKSAIDEGLTKFETNGVNTDDLKRIKAELETGLYQGVSTVLNKAFQLVQDNEFNGDPSFITKRAKLTNAVTAADIMRVYNQYIKGKNYVMTSVVPKGQLDLAVANSKEATVWIEEVKQDVANEEVSQGAEAVYEQTISKFDRSEPNFGELPVFNAPKVWKSQMDNGMAVYGIENNEVPLVQFDITIPGGQLLDPKGKEGVANLFSDLMMQGTKTKTAADLEEAIGLLGARITMYSGTEDFHITGSCLTKNLDGTIKLVKEMLLEPRWDAKEFDRLKQALETSLKGSEANPNAIASNVFNQLMYGNTHRFGINGSGTLNSTKDITMDDLKAYYKNLSPKAATFHIAGAINKGKTITALSTLKAWKGETINVPTVAVKNNGAGGNLYFVDVPDAKQSVVYIGKLALSGKDENANNLDFANEILGGGSSGRLFQTLRIGKGYTYGAYSNISEREAISPFAIRSSVRANATLKSLEIIKNMVTDYKDSFTETEVELTKNKILKGNTRAYESLGAQLSILRRISKYDKAENFLDTDQDELINMTLADYKTIIDQYLTESEMVYLVVGDKATQLEEVKQLGKPVVELDIYGNTL